A single Dermacentor variabilis isolate Ectoservices chromosome 9, ASM5094787v1, whole genome shotgun sequence DNA region contains:
- the LOC142558045 gene encoding uncharacterized protein LOC142558045 has product MAVGRIGEYHLGTNASWDEYVERLEMFYEANKIAKEEQKRAVLLSCCGEEAYGLIVTLVKPARPTTATYEEIKTAVRKHLHPRPSELYARFLFYKRNQAAEESVADYVTALRKLAEDCGFGDVQLPMDIMMRDRFVCGLQNEAVQQRLLAEHDLTFNVAYDMAATAEATAKQQRDIRMHGRDEAKDCQGMIQATRTKQDATAEGSSCYRCNGTFLASTDHQFTSN; this is encoded by the exons ATGGCCGTCGGCAGGATCGGCGAGTATCATCTTGGCACAAACGCGTCATGGGACGAATACGTCGAGAGGCTAGAAATGTTCTACGAAGCTAACAAGATAGCgaaagaagaacagaaaagagccgTCCTGCTGAGTTGTTGCGGCGAAGAAGCGTACGGGCTCATCGTGACTCTGGTGAAGCCAGCAAGACCGACAACAGCAACCTACGAGGAAATTAAGACGGCGGTTCGCAAGCACCTGCATccaaggccttcagagctatacGCAAGGTTTTTGTTCTACAAGAGAAACCAGGCTGCCGAGGAATCAGTTGCGGACTACGTCACGGCGCTTCGGAAGCTAGCCGAAGACTGCGGTTTTGGCGACGTGCAGCTCCCGATGGACATCATGATGCGAGATCGTTTCGTATGCGGCCTCCAGAACGAAGCAGTTCAACAGCGACTTCTCGCAGAACACGACCTTACGTTCAACGTTGCGTACGACATGGCCGCGACCGCAGAAGCGACAGCCAAGCAACAACGAGACATACGGATGCACGGCCGAGACGAGGCGAAGGACTGCCAGGGCATGATACAAGCAACCCGCACGAAGCAAGACGCCACGGCAGAAGGATCTAGTTGCTACCGTTGCAACG GGACCTTCCTGGCTTCAACGGACCACCAATTCACATCGAACTGA